Proteins from a genomic interval of Beijerinckia indica subsp. indica ATCC 9039:
- a CDS encoding MFS transporter: MSLSVTAFVADSEEKKVEDAIYRKVTWHILPLLFLCYLCAYLDRVNVGLAKLQMSADLQFSETVYGLGAGIFFIGFFTVEIPSNILLHKLGARVWIARIMISWGLISGATMFVTTPWAFYVLRFFLGVAEAGFYPGVILYLTYWYPKERRGRIYALFATAVPFSGIIGGPLSGLIIDGMNGVAGWTGWQWMFLLEALPSIVMGIAAFIFLTDHIHKAKWLSDAEKTLLSRNISRDADGKTVHSVWAALMNRKVWFMTTIYFCLIMGFYGVGFWLPTLINATGVKSAWHVGLLTAIPYASAGIAMLLIARSADRRNERRWHLALTCVVGGIGLILSALLSQSIPLAMAGLTLGAMGALSTLPLFWSIPTAFLNGTAAAAGIAFINSVGNLGGFVSPYMIGFIRDTTESSNLGMYMLAAFLFLGAGLTLLVPAKLTGKA; encoded by the coding sequence ATGTCTCTATCGGTCACCGCGTTTGTCGCGGATTCAGAGGAGAAAAAGGTTGAAGATGCCATCTATCGCAAGGTGACCTGGCACATTCTTCCCCTCCTCTTTCTTTGCTATCTTTGCGCTTATCTCGATCGTGTGAATGTCGGTCTCGCCAAACTGCAAATGTCCGCCGACTTGCAGTTCAGTGAAACGGTTTATGGTCTTGGCGCCGGCATTTTCTTCATCGGCTTCTTCACGGTCGAAATTCCCAGCAATATCCTGCTTCACAAACTCGGCGCGCGCGTCTGGATCGCGCGCATCATGATCTCCTGGGGTCTGATTTCAGGCGCCACCATGTTTGTCACCACGCCTTGGGCCTTCTATGTGCTGCGCTTCTTCCTCGGCGTCGCAGAGGCCGGGTTCTATCCCGGCGTCATCCTCTATCTGACTTATTGGTACCCGAAAGAGCGGCGTGGCCGGATTTACGCCCTTTTCGCGACGGCCGTGCCCTTCTCCGGCATTATTGGCGGTCCCTTGTCCGGCCTGATCATCGATGGCATGAACGGCGTGGCCGGCTGGACCGGCTGGCAATGGATGTTCCTTTTGGAAGCCTTGCCGTCCATCGTAATGGGCATTGCCGCATTTATTTTCCTTACCGATCATATTCATAAAGCCAAATGGCTGTCCGATGCCGAAAAGACGCTTCTGAGCCGGAATATTTCGCGTGATGCGGACGGCAAAACTGTGCATTCGGTTTGGGCTGCACTGATGAACCGTAAAGTCTGGTTCATGACAACAATCTATTTTTGTCTCATCATGGGATTTTATGGAGTGGGTTTCTGGCTGCCCACACTCATCAATGCCACCGGCGTCAAAAGCGCTTGGCATGTCGGCTTGCTCACCGCCATTCCCTATGCATCCGCCGGTATCGCCATGCTGCTCATCGCCCGCAGCGCCGATCGCAGAAACGAACGGCGCTGGCACCTCGCGCTGACCTGCGTCGTCGGCGGCATTGGTCTCATCCTCAGCGCGCTTCTATCGCAGAGTATTCCCCTGGCCATGGCGGGATTGACGCTCGGCGCCATGGGCGCTCTGTCGACACTCCCCTTGTTCTGGAGCATTCCGACAGCTTTCCTGAACGGCACAGCCGCAGCGGCCGGCATTGCCTTCATCAATTCAGTCGGTAATCTCGGCGGTTTCGTCAGCCCCTATATGATCGGCTTTATCCGCGACACCACGGAAAGTTCCAATTTGGGCATGTATATGCTCGCCGCTTTCCTCTTTCTCGGTGCCGGCCTCACTCTCCTGGTTCCTGCCAAACTGACCGGCAAAGCGTGA
- the denD gene encoding D-erythronate dehydrogenase, which yields MHILIIGAAGMIGRKLTHRLVQDGRIGEKQIEKLSLVDVIEAPVPEKFTGKIEIRAADIAQKDAAATIIASRPDLVFHLAAIVSGEAEANFDKGYSINLDGTRFLFEAIRHEGEKSPYKPRVIFTSSLAVFGAPLPDVIEDDFILTPLSSYGTQKAIGELLLADYSRKGFLDGIGLRLPTICIRPGKPNAAASGFYSNILREPLIGQEAVLPVSDDVRHWFASPRAAVSFLVHAASLDLEPLGWRRSLTMPGLSATVGEEIEALRRVAGEKAVRLIKRVPDPAIARIIESWPRAFAARRAEALGFVAETSMDTIIKTHIDDELGGAIV from the coding sequence ATGCATATTCTCATTATCGGTGCCGCCGGTATGATCGGCCGCAAATTGACACATCGTCTGGTTCAGGACGGACGGATCGGTGAGAAACAGATCGAAAAACTATCCCTCGTCGATGTCATCGAGGCGCCCGTGCCGGAAAAATTTACCGGCAAGATCGAGATCCGTGCCGCCGATATCGCCCAGAAGGACGCCGCTGCCACGATCATAGCCTCCCGGCCAGACCTCGTCTTTCATCTTGCCGCCATCGTCTCTGGCGAGGCCGAAGCCAATTTCGACAAGGGATACAGCATCAATCTCGATGGCACGCGATTTTTGTTCGAGGCGATCCGCCATGAAGGCGAAAAATCGCCTTACAAACCGCGCGTCATCTTCACCTCCTCGCTTGCCGTCTTCGGGGCCCCGCTTCCCGATGTCATCGAGGATGATTTCATCCTCACGCCCTTATCGAGCTATGGGACACAAAAGGCGATCGGCGAACTGCTCTTGGCCGATTACTCACGCAAGGGCTTTCTCGACGGCATTGGCCTGCGGCTCCCCACAATATGTATCCGCCCCGGCAAACCCAATGCCGCGGCGTCGGGCTTTTATTCCAATATTCTTCGCGAACCGCTCATCGGGCAAGAAGCCGTTCTGCCAGTCTCGGATGATGTCCGGCACTGGTTCGCAAGCCCTCGCGCCGCCGTCTCTTTCCTCGTACATGCGGCGAGCCTTGATCTTGAACCGCTCGGCTGGCGCCGCAGCTTGACCATGCCCGGCCTCTCGGCGACCGTCGGGGAGGAAATCGAAGCCTTGCGGCGGGTTGCTGGAGAAAAGGCCGTACGCCTTATCAAACGGGTCCCCGACCCAGCGATTGCCCGTATCATTGAAAGCTGGCCGCGCGCCTTCGCCGCGCGCCGCGCCGAGGCCCTCGGTTTCGTCGCCGAAACATCAATGGATACGATCATCAAGACTCACATCGATGACGAATTGGGCGGCGCCATAGTCTGA
- a CDS encoding FadR/GntR family transcriptional regulator produces the protein MSPHDKNTSPIASVVGSSLGLKRTVKEAIGDRIEDLIASGILQLGDELPSERELAKMLSVSRETVRGAIQTLSARGIVSVSQGARTRVANVSVAQRRGGLSTLGTIDTYDLETVHASRLLVERAVVADAARHISAQTLAFLDASLVAQHEVLDDPMRFLIYDREFHLAIYHSASNPLLADFVTDLYTYMLDRRRVAMSKPDAMNQSYEDHAAIVEALRSHDPEATSLVFDRHINRIYATSKKLMGSGSQ, from the coding sequence ATGAGCCCGCATGACAAGAATACCTCTCCCATTGCCTCGGTCGTCGGCTCTTCGCTCGGCTTAAAGCGCACGGTGAAGGAGGCGATCGGCGACAGGATCGAGGACTTGATCGCGTCCGGTATTCTCCAGCTTGGTGATGAACTCCCGAGCGAGCGCGAACTGGCCAAAATGCTTTCCGTCAGCCGGGAGACCGTGCGCGGCGCCATTCAGACCCTCTCCGCACGCGGCATTGTCTCGGTTTCACAAGGGGCACGGACGCGTGTCGCCAATGTTTCGGTGGCGCAGCGGCGCGGTGGTCTTTCCACGCTCGGCACGATCGACACCTACGATCTCGAAACGGTTCACGCGTCGAGGCTGCTCGTCGAACGAGCCGTTGTAGCGGATGCGGCGCGGCATATTTCCGCGCAGACGCTCGCCTTTCTCGATGCATCGCTTGTGGCCCAGCATGAGGTGCTCGACGATCCCATGCGCTTTCTGATCTATGACCGAGAATTCCATCTCGCCATCTACCATTCCGCAAGCAATCCGTTACTCGCGGATTTCGTGACCGATCTTTACACCTATATGCTCGACCGGCGCCGTGTAGCAATGTCGAAACCAGACGCCATGAACCAGAGCTACGAGGATCATGCCGCGATCGTCGAGGCCTTGAGGTCCCACGACCCAGAAGCCACGAGCCTGGTTTTCGATCGTCACATTAATCGTATTTATGCGACCAGCAAAAAGCTCATGGGAAGCGGGTCGCAATAG